attgtcatattcctaagTAAAAGGAAGGCACTTCTCAAAacgtccaaagtcttcaataagcattaaaggctttgtgtcttcaaatggttaacctctaaagtctcccAAATCATTaaaggttcttacataaccatttatgtttAACTCACCTTTagcctttggttagagactttcctctaatttaaccatcattttgactcaagggtctcatcaaacacttatggctttgaccatagttatccatttaaccattggacaagagtttaccccttgggtaaaagctatatccaatgggtaaccctaacctaaccttaacccttacctcctaaggtaaccttcgtATCTTCTCAAGCATtgaatgcctcttgcatctcctctcaagcaacctcttgttgacaattttcaccatttcattggtgaaaattgtaaacatggatttattaattttcaatcctagcccttgttaagattattcaagcctaaccatccattgccctattctccCTATATATAGAGATttcattcttcattatccataatctccaagttttatgcatctatattatagcctaatttactatgcattttagcctctcttaattaaaacatcatcatagcattcAGAAGAATTTTacatatcatagaatatccatgctaagctagtatatcatgttaggataatttgttaatctttaatcatatcattatcttcatcttaacttaatcatcatagttttgcacatcatatagatcttagaatgcattcatgcatgtagatcacaatatcacgcattcttggagttgtcattcctaagtaaCATGCTCAACAATTTGAGAGAAAAATATaggctttagggatcctgtgagatagagaacaatgggacaccccttaagaagttaaactagttcaattagtttatatacttgcatcaagagtctcattggtatgtgggtcttttgatcttgatttattcattttgatcaccgcattttcccgcatacattaattaatgatgattttttttattataggAAAACataaatattgcatatgaaaatatACTACATTCACATTAACCTAATCTCTAAAAACTGGTAAATCTTGGAACATACGCTGGGTAGATATTTTTATTGAAAATTATGTACTTAACAAGATAAAATCCAGAGACACTAAAAGCTCTTAGACATTTGATTTGGCTATCTTTTGACACAATAAAATCGATAGACTCTGAAAGCTCTTAGACATTTAATTCGGCTATATTTTGTTTTTGTACATTGGCTATCTTCTACATATCCTCAACAAATGCTTTGAGGTTTTCAAAAGAAGAACCCCCTGGCATAACTGCCTTAGTTGCTACATCCCTGTACATTGCAATATTTCTTTGCAGCTTCTTTCCTACAGAGACTTCCATCAGATCCTTTACTAcattttcaagctcttccttggtgaCCAATTTGGATTCATCAGTATCAACACCTTCAAAATCTAAGCCAACTTTCCAAACATCTTTCACAAATCGACAATTAACAATTAATAAACTGATGAGAAAAATAAGACCACCCAATCATAGGAACTCCCATGCTAATTGCCTCTAGAATAGAGTTCCAACCATTATGTGTAAAGAATCCTCCCACTGAAGGGTGCGAAAGAACCTGCAACCAAACAACTCTTATTAAAATAGTTTAATTTTCCTTTTAAAAATCTTAAGAGCCTATTGATGTTATTTAAAAATAGTACAATAAAAATACCCTACTTGGAACTGCTTGGTCCAACTAACAACCAGGGCTCGATCCTTGGTTCGCTCCTTAAAGCCCTCTGGTAACTCTAGAGACTTTCCTTCAGCTATGTCAAGCCTAAGTACCCACAAAAAAGGGAACCCACTAGCCTCTAGTCCAAGTGCCAGCTCGTGCAATTGCCTTTCAAATTTTACAGCAAGCCTCCCAAAAGAAACATATAACACAGATTGCTTTGGTTGGGAATCTAGCCACCGGAAGCAAGTATTGTCCTCTTCCAACATACTGACATTGGTATTCTCCCCTTGTAAGAAATTGGGAAGAGACACCGGGCCTACTGCCAGAGCAGGGCATCCATTAACACTGAGACCCATTTGTGCTTCCTTTCTTCCTTCCAACTCCTCGAAGGTGTTGACCAGCAGGTAGTCTGCTATGTTTTTGTGACGAGCTTCATAGAGAAAGGCACTGTAAATGGTTTCAGAGACATGTTTTTAGCGGCAGAATGAGACTATATCAGTTGGACGGATGGGAGGAATTTCGCCAGGAAGAGATGTAATCAGTTTGTCTTTGGATTTCAAATCGTCATCTGTGTACAAGATATCAATTATGCTAGAGTATTGAAAGTCTCTAAAGTCTCTATAGTATTGAAAGTCTCTGGATTTGATTGTAATTTTTATGTCAATATTGTCTTTGGATTTAATTGTAATTTTTAtgtcaatattttagatcatactTCATTCATGATCATGAATAAGAGAAATTGTATGAATAATAGACCAAGATTCATCAACCCAAACAGTTCAACCCCACACCACCCCTCCACTATTTAGTTTGTCTGGGTCTGTTATTCACGGAATTTCTCTTGTGTGGCTcaattctgatgatggatcactatgatccaaaaaaaattaaatactatAAAAGATATCAGTCAACTTAACTGAAATATACATATAGAAAGGCGGGGAAAACAGATGTGGGTGATAAAATATCTGTAACTGGAATATGGCCTTGAGAAAGCAGGACGTTGGCGTTGGTCTGAGCAAGTGACTTTGCAGTACAACATGTCCAGAAGATAACTCGGGGCACGCCGAGATTTTGAGCCACCTCTGCCGTGTAAGAGATATAACTATCCGACACAATGCACGTGATGGGTGGAACAGAAGTATCTGCGGCAGTTAACAGATTTTCCAAAGCAGGGCCCATATTTTGCAGTACAAGAAAGAGCTCACCAAGTTCAGTAGTTCGGCCATGATCAGGTGTTAAGCCGTCTGGAACAGAGAGAAAGCGAAATTTGAGGCCCCTCTCTTTGGCTTCACGGTCACGTGCTGCTGCATCTGTGGAAGCTTCTTTCAGAAGACGTTGGTCGATCCATTCAGTGGTGACAAAGGTTATGAAGAATCCCCGCATGGCCAGTAGCTCTGCAAAATGCATGAGCGGATTGACATGGCCCTGTGCAAAATTCATGAGCGGATTTGTCGCAGCGATCCATTCTCAAAAAACAAACATTGTCACCTAATCTCACAACCATCAACTACTTTTTAAGAGATTGATCACTGTTTGCGAAGAAAGATTCATATGTACTCCAAACTACAAAACAAATCGggcactatttttttttttaaattgaattcaGCTAACATTGAAGGACCCGCGGAAAAGGGTTTCCAAAAAGAGATATGCTATCAAGGCCTGAAAGATTCTTCTGACCTCCATGTTTGTTGCAGGGTTCGTCACTCCACATAGAAATATATCAGCTAATACCAGGAATACGGAATAGTTTATATGAGAGATCCTAGTATACTTAAGAAAGAGTGGTATAACTTCCAAGTGGCATTAAGAGAGTGCCTCGTCACTTTTGAAAGCAAAATATAGTTTAAAATTTATTGAGAAACCCAAACCTGTTTAATTATGTTTTATTAAAAAAGTTTTCTAATGTTTATGAATCTTTAAAGACGAGATCATATACATTTAACACACTAGTTAGATTCCATCTTTTAATAAGTCTAtaggatattattattattattagtctATCATTTAGTAGTGAGGGCTCACTctctaaaataataatatttagctGGTTGTGTTAAACTTCCAATTTCGTTTGTTTAATAAAGAGAAAATGGtgatcttgttattattgttattcgtTATTATTATGGTTGtggatatttatatttatatattttttggaaGTTGTTTTTGGATGAGAATTTATTTTTCTTGGTAATTGTATTGGAATGATAATTTATTTCTCTTGGTAATTGTGTTGGGATGACAAATTATTTCTCATGGAAATTATCATTAGACAAAGTTATTTTTGTCAAAAGACCAAAAGTTATTTTTGTCAAaaggcaaattttgtttttcttGGAAATTATGTTGGATACAAAGTTTGTTTTCCTTTAAAATTCCCTTAGCACAACAAAAGTTAAACAACAACTAATCAAACGTCTATTTAATTGGGCAAGTCATTCTTAATGAAAATTTTTAGCCTTTTAATTTATGAAAACCAAATGAAATACTTTGTCCAATTCTAGAGCatgtaaataataaaaaattaaaaattttaatatgtttttgtgAAAAACAATGTCAAGGTAAAGTTAAAACGATTGCTCAATATTATTTTTGATatgattttttataattaaaaagtCTTATTCAAATAAGAGCCAAAATACCATAATTATAGAAGAACTAAAAGTATAACATAATGATAAATCAAGAAAAGAGGGAAGTAGGGTTGTTAATTTTATTCATTTTCTAAATTTACATGAGGAGAATTATTGAAGAGCATAGATTAGTGTCTGTCTTGAAACAAATTCATTTAGAAATGATGAAAGAGTGTATGCATAGCTATTACCAAAGAAAAACTAATACACAAGTTTCCTCAAGAGTTGAAAGATTTGCTTTCATTTTTGTTAAGACACAAAACTTGTCCCCCCATAGCTTGATGTTGTTATTTCCCATCTACATGTATTTGGAAGGAAGATCATTAGATATTTCAATCCAATCACGAGGAGAAGATGTTTAATCTATCATAAAAAtactattttttctttgaattattattactAGAGTTTCTTTAAAATCTAATTAATTTTGAATTAAGGATGGAAGTCATTAGACAAACCAaattaattagggttaattgaAGCATGTTGATTATCATCCAAATAAGGATTTTCAGTAAAATGTATCATGTCATGTGGCATTTTAGTAGGCAcgaatttattaatataaaatttcATTTTACCTTTCATCCTAGAAGAGGTGAAATGGTGGGAAATGCAATCCCAAGTCAATCAAATCAATAGAAAGTTCTCAATTTACTCTTTATCATAGCATTGGGGAACAAGAATAGTGTTCGATTTTGGGATAAGTGAGAACTAAGCTAACATTTGATGTCAGTTGTAGGTTACATACACCTCAAAGCAACAAATGATCAAAcatcaaaatagctaaatgaagagaaaactaaaacaagagaaaaatagagacaaaaaagagaattttgagaagactgTCATTAAGCTACCactaaactagtgaaggtgagagtatagtgcttattatatagaaaaaataTAGTATATACATCCACGAGGTGAATTAATTCTcactccccataaaaagtgggaggttttacctgcTTGGTAAGTGCCAagacatgtggcataacctccttaaaagaaaaaaaaaagaggagttATATaggtggcacataaagccaaaatATGGTGAGAACCCCAACTactccataacccacttaggaaataaaaATTACTAGTTATGTGAGGtagcacaacaagccaaaagagggtatTTAACTTAACTACCCATGAGTTGGTtggagttacacatgtagctgaagtattttgccACTTGTCCTCATATTAACCGCTCccaataacctaagaaagcttaaataaaATGTGTAGATAAAAATAAACACCCCATAACATAAGAAAAAACTAAAAACCTACAC
This genomic stretch from Cryptomeria japonica chromosome 8, Sugi_1.0, whole genome shotgun sequence harbors:
- the LOC131038799 gene encoding 7-deoxyloganetin glucosyltransferase-like, producing the protein MNFAQGHVNPLMHFAELLAMRGFFITFVTTEWIDQRLLKEASTDAAARDREAKERGLKFRFLSVPDGLTPDHGRTTELGELFLVLQNMGPALENLLTAADTSVPPITCIVSDSYISYTAEVAQNLGVPRVIFWTCCTAKSLAQTNANVLLSQGHIPVTDILSPTSVFPAFLYVYFTRHKNIADYLLVNTFEELEGRKEAQMGLSVNGCPALAVGPVSLPNFLQGENTNVSMLEEDNTCFRWLDSQPKQSVLYVSFGRLAVKFERQLHELALGLEASGFPFLWVLRLDIAEGKSLELPEGFKERTKDRALVVSWTKQFQVLSHPSVGGFFTHNGWNSILEAISMGVPMIGWSYFSHQFINYFEGVDTDESKLVTKEELENVVKDLMEVSVGKKLQRNIAMYRDVATKAVMPGGSSFENLKAFVEDM